In the Syntrophales bacterium genome, one interval contains:
- a CDS encoding efflux RND transporter permease subunit: protein MWLANTSIKRPVFATMFIMALVLLGLVSYVEIGVDLFPKVEFPIVSVTTVLKGASPEVMDVDVTDKIEESVNTIEGVKTITSASREGVSSVTIEFVLERDIDLAVQDVREKVSMIRSKLPSDIDEPIIRKVDPDANPVLWVNLSGQKSIRELSTYLDEVLKDQIQRIPGVGALRIGGLQLREVRIWLDADKLRAYQVAPGDVAAALKRENMELPGGRIETATKEYAVKIKGEFPRIADFGDLIVAYSKGAPVRIRDIGRVEDGQQEKRSIVRFNGVPAVGMGIQKQSGTNTVEVIDRIKKEVAVINKNLPPGLQLNYAFDQSTFIKRSINEVQGHLILGGILAILAVFLFLRNVRTTLISAVALPVSVIATFALLRAFDFTFNNMTMLALTLSVGLLIDDAIIVIENIYRHVEEGMPPREAAAFATSEIGLAVMATTLAIIVIFLPVAFMKGIIGRFFLQFALTVVFSVSVSLIVSFTMTPMLASLYLKQLHRSRDRQEQPASGRFAGWKTKLAWFRRAGDILETGYKKTETWYRSLLEMAINHRGLVLLLALGLFVFSLFITRFIGKEFVPPEDQGQFLVRLEAPFDYSVDRADEMFRNAEDMVRKLPEVRSLFYIQGMGAGGVGEVNKAVAFVTLYPKADRKRSQEEIKAEIRRNMRTIPGLKGTAEDVSLIGGGIRNVPILYAIRGTSLADLQTYTRQITSEFSKLPGIVDVDTSIEAGKPEVKVFIDRDKAADLGVSVSSIAEAVNILVSGEVDITKYKDEERGRRFDVRVRLNSEDRSNPSDLGNIYVRGRDGRLVELASVASFQEGGGPSTIQRVDRQRATIVYAGLEKKPLAEAMVELNAISSKVLPSDYSAKYKGPAETMGESFRYLIFALILGIIMAYMILAAQFESFIHPFTVLLSMPLSFIGAFGALLLTGNTISIYSLIGIILLMGLVKKNAILLVDYTNTLRERGMSRREAILQAGPVRLRPILMTTFAMVFGMIPVALGVGEGAETRAPMGITVIGGLLTSLFLTLVVVPAAYDLFDDWTRKIRERRQIRPEKGEAPS from the coding sequence ATGTGGCTCGCTAATACATCCATCAAGCGTCCCGTCTTCGCCACCATGTTCATCATGGCCCTGGTGCTCCTGGGGCTGGTCTCCTATGTTGAAATCGGCGTGGACCTGTTTCCGAAGGTCGAATTTCCCATCGTCAGCGTGACGACCGTCCTCAAGGGCGCGAGTCCCGAGGTCATGGATGTCGACGTGACGGACAAGATCGAGGAGTCGGTCAACACCATCGAGGGCGTCAAGACCATCACGTCCGCGAGCCGCGAGGGCGTGTCCAGCGTAACCATCGAGTTTGTCCTGGAGCGCGACATCGACCTGGCCGTTCAGGACGTTCGCGAGAAGGTCTCGATGATCCGCTCCAAGCTGCCCTCGGATATCGACGAACCGATCATCCGGAAGGTGGATCCCGACGCGAACCCCGTCCTGTGGGTCAACCTCTCCGGGCAGAAGAGCATCCGCGAGCTCTCCACCTACCTGGACGAGGTCCTGAAAGACCAGATCCAGCGCATCCCCGGCGTAGGTGCCCTGCGGATCGGGGGGCTCCAGTTGCGAGAGGTGCGGATCTGGCTGGATGCCGACAAGCTCCGGGCTTACCAGGTGGCCCCCGGCGACGTGGCCGCCGCCCTGAAGCGCGAGAACATGGAGCTTCCCGGCGGGCGGATCGAGACCGCAACCAAGGAATACGCCGTCAAGATCAAGGGAGAATTCCCGCGGATCGCCGATTTCGGCGACCTGATCGTCGCCTACTCCAAGGGGGCGCCTGTCCGGATCCGGGACATCGGCCGGGTGGAGGATGGCCAGCAGGAGAAGCGGTCCATCGTCCGGTTCAACGGGGTCCCCGCCGTCGGCATGGGAATCCAGAAGCAGTCGGGAACCAACACGGTGGAGGTCATCGACCGGATCAAGAAGGAAGTCGCCGTCATCAACAAGAACCTGCCGCCGGGACTTCAGCTCAACTACGCCTTCGACCAGTCCACCTTCATCAAGCGTTCCATCAACGAAGTCCAGGGGCACCTGATTCTCGGCGGGATTCTCGCGATTCTCGCAGTTTTCCTGTTTCTCCGGAACGTCCGGACGACCCTGATCAGCGCCGTGGCCCTCCCGGTCTCGGTCATCGCCACATTCGCCCTGCTCAGGGCCTTCGACTTCACCTTCAACAACATGACGATGCTTGCCCTGACGCTCTCCGTGGGTCTTCTGATCGACGATGCCATCATCGTCATCGAGAACATCTACCGCCATGTGGAGGAGGGCATGCCGCCCCGGGAGGCAGCCGCTTTCGCCACGTCGGAGATCGGCCTGGCCGTCATGGCGACGACCCTGGCCATCATCGTCATCTTCCTGCCGGTGGCCTTCATGAAGGGCATCATCGGCCGGTTTTTCCTCCAGTTCGCCCTGACCGTCGTCTTCTCCGTCTCGGTCTCCCTCATCGTCTCCTTCACGATGACCCCCATGCTGGCGTCACTATACCTGAAGCAGCTTCATCGGTCCCGGGACCGGCAGGAGCAGCCGGCGTCGGGGCGGTTCGCTGGATGGAAAACGAAACTGGCATGGTTTCGGAGGGCCGGGGACATCCTGGAAACCGGCTACAAGAAGACGGAAACGTGGTATCGATCGCTTCTGGAGATGGCGATCAACCACCGGGGACTGGTGCTGCTGCTGGCCCTCGGCCTGTTCGTCTTCAGCCTGTTCATCACCCGCTTCATCGGAAAGGAATTCGTCCCTCCCGAGGATCAGGGCCAGTTCCTGGTGCGATTGGAAGCTCCCTTCGACTACTCGGTCGACCGTGCGGATGAAATGTTCCGGAATGCCGAGGACATGGTCCGCAAGCTGCCGGAGGTCCGGTCCCTCTTCTACATTCAGGGTATGGGCGCGGGAGGCGTCGGGGAGGTGAACAAGGCCGTCGCCTTCGTGACCCTGTATCCCAAGGCCGATCGAAAGAGGAGCCAGGAAGAGATCAAGGCGGAGATCCGCCGGAACATGCGGACAATCCCGGGCCTCAAGGGCACCGCCGAGGACGTGTCCCTCATCGGCGGCGGCATCCGCAACGTGCCGATCCTGTACGCCATCCGCGGGACCAGCCTTGCGGACCTGCAGACCTATACCCGTCAGATCACGTCCGAGTTCTCCAAGCTGCCGGGCATCGTGGACGTGGATACGTCCATCGAGGCGGGGAAGCCTGAGGTGAAGGTCTTCATCGACCGGGACAAGGCGGCGGACCTGGGCGTATCCGTGAGCTCCATCGCCGAGGCCGTCAACATCCTGGTCAGCGGCGAGGTGGACATCACGAAATACAAGGACGAGGAGAGGGGACGGCGTTTCGATGTCCGTGTCCGCCTCAACTCGGAGGACCGGTCGAATCCCTCCGATCTGGGAAACATCTATGTACGGGGACGGGACGGCCGGCTCGTGGAACTGGCCAGCGTGGCCAGCTTCCAGGAGGGGGGAGGGCCCAGCACCATCCAGCGCGTCGACCGGCAGCGGGCGACCATTGTCTATGCCGGCCTCGAAAAAAAGCCCCTGGCCGAGGCCATGGTGGAGCTGAATGCCATTTCGAGCAAGGTCCTGCCGTCCGACTACTCCGCGAAATACAAGGGACCGGCGGAGACCATGGGGGAATCGTTCCGCTACCTGATCTTCGCGCTGATCCTCGGGATCATCATGGCCTACATGATCCTGGCGGCCCAGTTCGAGAGTTTCATCCACCCCTTCACGGTGCTCCTGTCCATGCCGCTGTCCTTCATCGGGGCCTTCGGCGCCCTCCTCCTGACGGGGAACACCATCAGCATCTATAGCCTGATCGGGATCATCCTCCTCATGGGACTGGTGAAAAAGAACGCCATTCTGCTGGTGGACTACACGAACACCCTGCGGGAGCGCGGCATGTCCAGGAGGGAGGCGATCCTCCAGGCCGGGCCCGTGCGGCTCCGGCCTATCCTCATGACCACCTTCGCCATGGTCTTCGGCATGATCCCGGTGGCCCTCGGGGTCGGGGAAGGCGCGGAAACCCGTGCACCCATGGGCATCACCGTCATCGGCGGGCTCCTGACGTCGCTTTTCCTGACGCTGGTGGTGGTTCCCGCCGCTTATGACCTGTTTGACGACTGGACCCGGAAAATCCGGGAGCGCCGGCAGATCCGTCCGGAAAAAGGGGAGGCTCCGTCATGA
- a CDS encoding peptidylprolyl isomerase: MRSHVPSQALSHRPGPAALPLRSLPFCLLACFFLAACLASCGESPKPAAVALVNGEAVTAAEFADRLASEAARWGGPASAMGSRQAVKEEVLQEMIQERILLQRARALSLSVTDEELDREAASLADGGRPGAPLSPAWRESLRRQLLVHKLVRQDLYQAITVAPGEAEAYFRKHRDAYRHEARVRVLQIVIREPRKIQAVRNRLKKGEDFGKVAREESVGPEATRGGDLGFLSRGTLPDAIDRVVFTIPVGEISPPIRTPYGYHIVKVLQREEGKPPDYPAAREQVIEDLRKAKAETAYGSWMEGLQKSARIEIRTDVLKKIQVPESRPATPNPEPTPLRKTPSERRKP, from the coding sequence ATGCGCAGCCATGTCCCGAGCCAGGCCTTGTCGCACCGCCCGGGCCCTGCCGCCCTGCCCTTGCGAAGCCTGCCGTTTTGCCTCCTTGCCTGTTTCTTCCTCGCGGCCTGCCTGGCTTCCTGCGGGGAATCCCCGAAACCCGCCGCCGTGGCCCTCGTGAACGGCGAGGCCGTTACCGCCGCGGAGTTCGCGGATCGCCTGGCCTCCGAAGCGGCGCGCTGGGGCGGGCCGGCCTCCGCCATGGGCAGCCGCCAGGCGGTGAAGGAAGAAGTCCTCCAGGAGATGATCCAGGAAAGGATTCTGCTCCAGCGGGCCCGCGCGCTCTCGCTGTCCGTCACGGATGAAGAGCTGGACCGGGAGGCGGCCTCCCTCGCCGACGGCGGACGCCCCGGTGCCCCGCTATCCCCGGCCTGGCGCGAATCCCTGCGCCGGCAGCTCCTGGTCCACAAACTGGTCCGGCAGGACCTCTACCAGGCCATCACGGTCGCTCCCGGAGAGGCGGAGGCATATTTCCGGAAGCATCGCGACGCTTACCGGCATGAAGCCCGCGTGCGGGTGCTCCAGATCGTCATCCGGGAACCCCGGAAGATCCAGGCGGTCCGGAATCGATTGAAGAAGGGGGAGGATTTTGGTAAGGTCGCCCGGGAAGAATCGGTCGGACCCGAGGCAACCCGGGGAGGAGACTTGGGATTTCTCTCCCGCGGCACCCTCCCGGATGCCATCGACCGGGTTGTCTTCACCATCCCGGTGGGAGAAATCAGTCCTCCCATCCGGACCCCATACGGCTACCATATCGTGAAGGTCCTCCAGCGCGAGGAAGGGAAACCGCCCGATTATCCCGCTGCCCGGGAGCAGGTGATCGAGGACCTCCGGAAAGCCAAGGCGGAAACGGCATACGGTTCCTGGATGGAAGGGCTTCAAAAATCCGCCCGGATTGAAATCCGGACGGATGTCCTCAAAAAAATACAGGTCCCCGAAAGTCGCCCCGCAACCCCGAATCCGGAGCCGACTCCCCTCCGGAAAACTCCATCCGAACGGAGGAAACCGTGA
- a CDS encoding efflux RND transporter periplasmic adaptor subunit encodes MPFCLHGGRPGVILLAVLVLAAFSVAGCQKKETKTVEKVINVRTATVEKKSLRPFVEAVGNLKPFQEVVISPEVDGIVRKLFVEEGSSVAKGMVLAEINETDYRLDLERAEAALKQAEATLANVKVEYTRKEALYKEQLVTQQQFDDVTTRVTLATGDVDRAQAALSLARQRYSRSRVRAPMAGAVREKRVTAGDFVRTGTPMLWIVQSNPIKLSFSVPEKDVSSLKLGQEVDFRVDSFPGKTFTGRLMSIYPSLDEKTRTLQAEAQIPNPQGLLKPGFFARVTIYTGPPRDIVIIPITAILYENTLKKVFLVEGDRAREVKIQIGAKYGESMAVLEGLQGGEHLVTVGQNTLADGVKVNVAR; translated from the coding sequence ATGCCCTTCTGTTTGCACGGTGGCCGGCCGGGCGTGATCCTGCTGGCGGTCCTGGTGCTGGCAGCGTTTTCCGTGGCGGGCTGCCAGAAGAAGGAGACGAAAACGGTCGAAAAAGTCATCAATGTCCGAACCGCGACCGTGGAGAAAAAGTCTCTCCGTCCCTTCGTGGAAGCGGTGGGGAACCTGAAGCCGTTTCAGGAGGTGGTCATCAGCCCCGAAGTGGACGGCATCGTCCGGAAGCTGTTCGTGGAGGAGGGGTCCTCCGTGGCGAAGGGTATGGTCCTGGCGGAGATCAACGAAACCGATTATCGCCTGGACCTGGAGCGGGCGGAGGCGGCCCTGAAGCAGGCGGAAGCCACGCTGGCGAACGTGAAGGTCGAATACACCCGGAAGGAGGCCCTCTACAAAGAACAGCTCGTCACGCAGCAGCAGTTCGACGACGTCACCACCCGGGTCACCCTTGCGACGGGTGATGTCGATCGGGCCCAGGCAGCCCTGTCCCTGGCCCGGCAGCGCTACAGCCGCAGCCGGGTGAGGGCCCCCATGGCCGGTGCGGTCCGGGAGAAGCGGGTGACCGCCGGAGACTTCGTCCGCACCGGGACGCCCATGCTGTGGATCGTCCAGTCCAACCCGATCAAGCTGTCCTTTTCAGTCCCGGAAAAGGACGTCAGCAGCCTCAAGCTCGGCCAGGAGGTGGATTTCCGTGTTGATTCCTTCCCCGGCAAGACCTTCACGGGCCGGCTGATGAGCATCTACCCGAGCCTCGACGAGAAGACCCGGACCCTCCAGGCGGAGGCCCAGATCCCGAATCCCCAAGGGCTTCTCAAACCGGGGTTCTTCGCCCGGGTAACGATTTACACGGGACCGCCCAGGGACATCGTCATCATCCCGATCACGGCCATTCTCTATGAAAACACCCTGAAGAAGGTCTTCCTCGTGGAGGGCGACCGGGCCCGGGAAGTGAAGATCCAGATCGGTGCGAAGTACGGCGAGTCCATGGCGGTTCTGGAAGGTCTCCAGGGGGGCGAGCATCTGGTCACCGTGGGTCAGAACACCCTGGCGGACGGAGTGAAGGTGAATGTGGCTCGCTAA
- the uvrA gene encoding excinuclease ABC subunit UvrA — MQVIRIKGASQHNLRHISLDIPRDRLVVVTGVSGSGKSSLAFDTIYAEGQRRYVESLSAYARQFIGQMDKPDVESIEGLSPAIAIEQRAATQNPRSTVGTVTEIYDYLRLLFSRIGTPHCPSCGREIRSQTIDRMMEAVLDRPEGTRLTVLAPLVRGRKGEFQKEFRKLQKDGFVRVRVDGGMHDLTDAIPLDKNRRHDIDVVVDRLVLREGVRKRLRDSLEIASRLSDGLVRIAPAGEEEILFSEKYACPECNIGIPDLQPRLFSFNSPYGACPDCTGLGTRMYFDEELVIPDPELSLREGAVAPWAGRHSLSFHTTLDALSQHYGFDINTPFVELPVKVREAILRGSGREKIRFWMDRGGQRFFYNKPFEGILNQLDRRYRETASNHVRMDLARYISLRDCPTCGGTRLKPESLAVRVGGMNIDQVCRLSIRDCFDFFRTLPLSHQDAVISERVLKEIRERLRFLLDVGMDYLNLARSSGTLSGGENQRIRLATQIGSGLMGVLYVLDEPTVGLHQRDNLRLIATLKRLRDMGNTVLVVEHDADMMLSSDQIIDMGPGAGREGGSIVFQGTPGEILRSEDSLTGRYLSGALSIPIPRKRRPVRGRWIVLEGAWENNLKNIDVRIPVGVFTAVTGVSGSGKSTMVIETLHKTLSRRLYRHQGSAVKVRRIVDLGGIERVILINQQPIGRTPRSNPATYTGVFNPIRDLFTGLPESRVRGYKPGRFSFNVRGGRCEACEGNGLIKIEMHFLPDVYVTCETCRGRRFNADTLDIRYKDQSIADVLDMTVNQAIDFFTNIPAIRSKLQLLMDVGLGYIRLGQSATTLSGGEAQRIKLSRELGKRPESNTLYILDEPTIGLHFADIQKLLDVLMRLVDMGNTVVVIEHNLDVVKSADHIIDLGPEGGPGGGEIIAAGSPEDVARVAHSFTGQFLKDILKTAG, encoded by the coding sequence ATGCAGGTCATTCGGATCAAGGGAGCTTCCCAGCACAATCTCCGGCACATCAGCCTGGACATCCCCCGGGACAGGCTGGTCGTCGTCACGGGGGTGAGCGGCTCGGGGAAATCCTCCCTCGCCTTCGACACGATCTACGCGGAGGGCCAGCGGCGCTACGTGGAGTCCCTGTCGGCCTACGCCCGCCAGTTCATCGGACAGATGGACAAGCCGGACGTGGAGTCCATCGAGGGGCTCTCGCCGGCCATCGCCATCGAGCAGCGCGCCGCCACCCAGAATCCGCGCTCCACGGTGGGCACGGTCACGGAGATCTACGACTACCTGCGCCTTCTCTTCTCCCGCATCGGCACTCCCCACTGTCCCTCCTGCGGCCGGGAGATCCGCTCCCAGACCATCGACCGGATGATGGAAGCCGTCTTGGACCGGCCGGAGGGGACCCGCCTCACGGTCCTGGCTCCCCTGGTCCGGGGACGGAAAGGGGAATTCCAGAAGGAGTTCCGAAAGCTCCAGAAGGACGGCTTCGTCCGTGTCCGGGTGGACGGCGGGATGCATGATCTGACGGATGCGATTCCCCTGGACAAAAACCGCCGCCACGACATCGACGTCGTGGTGGACCGTCTTGTGCTCCGCGAGGGAGTGCGAAAGCGGCTCCGGGACTCGCTGGAAATCGCCTCCCGCCTGTCCGACGGCCTGGTCCGGATCGCCCCCGCCGGAGAGGAGGAGATCCTCTTCAGCGAGAAGTACGCCTGCCCGGAATGCAACATCGGCATCCCCGATCTCCAGCCGCGCCTGTTCTCCTTCAACAGCCCCTACGGCGCCTGCCCCGACTGCACCGGCCTGGGAACCCGGATGTATTTCGACGAGGAGCTGGTGATTCCCGATCCGGAGCTTTCCCTCCGGGAGGGGGCCGTCGCCCCCTGGGCAGGACGACACTCCCTTTCTTTCCATACGACGCTGGACGCCCTGTCCCAGCACTACGGCTTCGACATCAACACGCCCTTCGTCGAGTTGCCCGTAAAGGTGCGGGAGGCGATCCTCCGGGGATCGGGCCGGGAAAAGATCCGGTTCTGGATGGACCGGGGAGGACAGCGCTTCTTCTACAACAAGCCCTTCGAGGGAATCCTGAACCAGCTGGACCGGCGGTATCGTGAAACCGCCTCCAACCACGTGCGGATGGACCTGGCGCGCTACATCAGCCTCCGCGACTGCCCGACCTGCGGCGGAACGAGGCTGAAGCCGGAGAGCCTGGCCGTCCGGGTGGGGGGAATGAACATCGACCAGGTGTGCCGCCTCTCCATCCGGGACTGCTTCGACTTCTTCCGCACTCTCCCGCTTTCTCACCAGGATGCGGTCATCTCCGAGCGGGTCCTCAAGGAGATCCGGGAGCGGCTCCGGTTTCTCCTGGACGTGGGCATGGACTACCTCAACCTGGCCCGCTCCTCCGGAACGCTGTCCGGAGGGGAAAACCAGAGGATCCGCCTGGCCACCCAGATCGGGTCGGGCCTGATGGGGGTTCTCTACGTTCTCGACGAGCCGACGGTGGGACTGCACCAGCGGGACAACCTCCGCCTCATCGCCACCCTGAAGCGACTGCGGGACATGGGCAACACCGTCCTGGTGGTGGAGCACGACGCCGACATGATGCTGTCGTCGGACCAGATCATCGACATGGGGCCCGGTGCCGGCCGCGAGGGAGGCAGCATCGTCTTCCAGGGAACACCCGGGGAGATCCTCCGTTCGGAGGACTCCCTCACGGGCCGCTATCTTTCCGGAGCGCTGTCGATCCCCATTCCCCGGAAGCGGAGGCCTGTCCGGGGGAGGTGGATCGTTTTGGAGGGGGCCTGGGAAAACAACCTGAAGAACATCGACGTCCGCATTCCCGTGGGCGTCTTCACCGCCGTCACCGGGGTCTCCGGCTCCGGCAAAAGCACCATGGTCATCGAGACCCTCCACAAGACCCTGTCCCGGCGGCTTTACCGGCACCAGGGCTCGGCCGTCAAGGTGCGGCGCATCGTGGACCTGGGCGGGATCGAGCGGGTCATCCTGATCAACCAGCAGCCCATCGGACGCACCCCCCGGTCCAACCCCGCCACCTACACCGGTGTCTTCAACCCGATTCGGGATCTCTTCACGGGGCTGCCGGAATCGCGTGTGCGGGGTTACAAGCCGGGCCGTTTCAGCTTCAACGTCCGGGGAGGGCGCTGCGAGGCCTGCGAGGGAAACGGGCTGATCAAGATCGAGATGCACTTCCTCCCCGACGTCTACGTCACCTGCGAGACCTGCCGCGGACGGCGGTTCAATGCCGACACCCTGGACATCCGCTACAAGGATCAGAGCATCGCCGACGTGCTGGACATGACGGTGAATCAGGCCATCGACTTTTTCACAAACATCCCGGCCATCCGCTCGAAGCTCCAGCTCCTGATGGACGTGGGGCTGGGCTACATCCGCCTGGGGCAGTCGGCCACCACCCTGTCCGGCGGCGAGGCACAGCGGATCAAGCTCTCCCGCGAGCTGGGCAAGCGGCCGGAAAGCAACACCCTGTACATCCTCGACGAACCCACCATCGGGCTTCATTTCGCCGACATCCAGAAACTTCTGGATGTGCTGATGCGCCTCGTGGACATGGGAAACACGGTCGTCGTGATCGAGCACAACCTGGACGTCGTCAAGTCCGCCGACCACATCATCGATCTCGGTCCTGAAGGCGGGCCCGGCGGCGGGGAAATCATCGCCGCCGGAAGCCCCGAGGATGTCGCCCGGGTCGCCCACTCCTTCACGGGTCAGTTCCTCAAGGACATCCTGAAAACCGCCGGCTGA
- a CDS encoding SurA N-terminal domain-containing protein produces the protein MKKIKILITLVLAGMVWIPCAPSAEIVDRVAAVVNGEVITLSEWNNAYETIKERIEKGYQGPNKDQILAEAREATLNRLINSKLIELESKKAGLTVKEEEINAAIRDMTARQKMTLEDLRKNLAREGATLEQYKEDIRENMTRQRLIRREIGSKIAVSDEEIGEYYRAHREAYEGTEAVHLHMILLPLPGGAGTESRERLRDEARKILDRIRQGESFEKMAYHFSKGPAPEQGGDIGFVERGSLVAEVDREAFRLNINEVSNVIEASTGFYIIKAVDKRGAGTKGLADVRNEIKAKIEEEKMNRKFEEWITELRKSALIEIK, from the coding sequence GTGAAGAAAATCAAGATACTGATCACTCTGGTCCTGGCGGGGATGGTTTGGATTCCCTGTGCTCCATCCGCGGAGATCGTCGACCGCGTCGCCGCCGTCGTGAACGGCGAGGTGATCACCCTTTCCGAATGGAACAACGCCTATGAGACCATCAAGGAACGGATCGAGAAAGGCTACCAGGGCCCGAACAAGGACCAGATCCTGGCGGAGGCCCGGGAGGCGACCCTCAACCGGCTCATCAACAGCAAGCTCATCGAGCTGGAGTCGAAAAAAGCAGGCCTGACCGTCAAGGAGGAGGAGATCAACGCGGCCATTCGCGACATGACCGCCCGTCAGAAGATGACCCTTGAAGACCTGCGCAAGAACCTCGCCAGGGAGGGGGCGACGCTGGAGCAGTACAAGGAGGACATCCGCGAAAACATGACCCGGCAGCGCCTCATCCGGCGGGAGATCGGCAGCAAGATCGCCGTCAGCGACGAGGAGATCGGGGAATACTACCGGGCCCACCGGGAAGCCTATGAGGGCACGGAAGCGGTCCATCTCCACATGATCCTCCTCCCGCTTCCCGGGGGCGCTGGAACGGAAAGCCGGGAACGTCTCCGCGACGAGGCCCGGAAGATCCTGGACCGCATCCGGCAGGGCGAATCGTTCGAAAAGATGGCGTATCATTTCTCCAAGGGACCGGCTCCCGAGCAGGGAGGAGACATCGGCTTCGTGGAGAGGGGATCCCTGGTCGCCGAAGTGGACCGGGAGGCGTTCCGCCTGAACATCAACGAAGTCAGCAATGTCATCGAGGCCTCCACGGGATTTTATATCATCAAGGCAGTCGACAAACGGGGGGCCGGAACGAAAGGCCTCGCCGACGTCCGAAACGAAATCAAGGCCAAGATCGAAGAGGAGAAGATGAACCGGAAGTTCGAGGAATGGATCACGGAACTCCGGAAGAGCGCCCTCATCGAGATCAAGTAG